The DNA sequence CTGGACCACAGCTGGCTCAACACTCTTCCCATGCTCCTTAAATTAGGCAAAAAAATATGGCCCACTGTAAATGGCAATGCCTTTAGGGCATGGGGAAAAGGAATAGGCTGTTCATTCCTGCAGGAGCCAGGACTGACTGTCAATGCTGCTAGCTGATTGCCAACACAGTCAGGTAAACAGTGTTCCTTAAGGCTTTTCCTTGGAATTTCCTTCCTCTGTCCCATCCTGTTTTTCCCTAGTGATGCATATGGAAGTATTCAAGGTAACTGAGGGAGATTAGTAAGGCAATGTTGACAATattactcaggggtggaattctagcaggcgctcctttgcatgtgaggccatgccctctgatgtagccagtcctccaagagcttacaaggctcttttttgtaagctctttgaggattggctacatcagggaggtgtggcctaagatgcaaaggagctcctgctatcaTTCCACCccgatattatttattatttgtcaAGATTTGATGGCTGGACTGCTTTTTCTTCTTTGCTCTAGGCCCAGCGAAACTCGAGAGCAGCTGCTTCCACTGTGGAGGACTGAAGTGCAAGAACAAAATCTTCATGTAAGAAgatccctgcaggatcagacagAAGAGGGTCTGTGTGGTCCAGCATCGGATTTGCAGTAAAGGCCAGCTAGCTGCCTCCTGACCTCTCCTCTCTTGCATATTCACTGCCTTTGATATCCAGAGGtatattgcctctgaacatggaggtgccATTTCACTACTGTGGCTAGTAGTGGTTAGTCaacccatttccccccccccatgagttTGAGTCTACAGGTTTCATGTCTTCAATAAACAGAGGAACTGCATAGGTGCTTTTTGATACAGACGGCATGATAAAAGCATCTATTCTCTTTCTTAAATTTCAGAACCTGAGATCGAAAATATCTGAACGCAATGTGCTTTGCATATGTATCTGTGGCGGCATGGTTCTGTGTAGAGGACTCTTCTATTGATCCAAATTTCTGACGTTAACATTGGCTATTCACATTTGCAGTTACACTAGAAATGTGTTTTGAATGAATCAAAAGCCAGTACAATCGCCTCTCTTAGGAGTCTTCAGAATTCTCTAGAAAAAGAATGGCAGCAGATAAAGCTGTTCAGCTGTCCAACGCTGTCCAAGATGGCTCCATTGAGAGGGTCCAGCAACTGCTGGAAGAAGGTGTAGATATAAATTGTAAGATGGCTTACGGCTGGACACCCCTCCACAGTGCTGTACAGGGAGACAAGGTGGAGCTTGTCCACTTCCTGCTTGACCAAGGGGCTGATCCCTGTGCTAAGAAGGACAACGGTGCTACcccttttattgtagcagggatAACGGGCAATGTGATGCTTTTGGAGCTCTTTCTCTCTAAGGGGTCAAAAATCAACGAGCATGATGACAATGGTTTCACAGCGTTCATGGAAGCTGCATGGTATGGGAAAGAAGAAGCTCTGAGGTTCTTGCATGACAGAGGAGCGGATGTAAATCTGAGGAGAATAGTTGATGAGGAAAAAAGGGCTTTGAATAAAGGGGGCGCAACAGCTCTGATGGATGCAGCTAGGAGAAGTCATTTCGGTATTGTCAAAGCCCTCGTGGATGAAATGGGTGCTGATGTGAACACCTGTGACAACCGGGATAGGAATGCTTTCGTTCATGCTCTCTCAGTGACCAAAGACGAGCCCTGGAGCGCAGCCAAAGGGGAGGTGGCCTTTTTCCTCTTAGAGAAAGGGGCTGATacgaccaagagaggtgaaggtGGGAAGACCACTCTTATCCTGGCAGTGGAACAGCAGAGCCAAGAGCTAGTGAAGGCTATATTAGAAAAAGATGAAGTGGACGTCGATGACGCTGACAAAAACAGCCAAACAGCACTGATGGTCACGGTGGAGAAGCAGAACTGCGACATAGCAAGGATGCTGTGTGAGAAAGGTGCCCGGACGGACATTGGGAACCTCATTGAAATTGCCAAGAGGACCTACAACAATGACATGGCAAGGCTTCTTCGCCAGTATGGTGCCAAGGCTAGTTTAGGCCAGCCTGACTCTAACCAGGTGCAGTGGACATCCTCCAGCAGGCGCTGGGGATCAGCACTCCAGGCCCTCGCTGCAATGTATCGTCCCATGATTGGGAAGCTTAAGATCTTCAGGTATGACAAATTCAGGATTCAGAGGAACTCCCATGGTGGAGTTTACCTTGGATTATATGATGGAGAAGAAGTGGCCGTGAAGGTTTTCTGCGTAGGTGCAGAAAACGGCAATAAAGAGAGGACATGCGTGGAAAAATGCCGTAGCAGCAACCACCTGCTGAAGTACTATGGGTCAGAAGAATGGAAGACCTGTCTCTACTTGTGCTTCACTCTGTGTGAGCAGAACCTTGAGGAATACTTTGAGACAGCAGAGAATACAGATTTGAAGAGTAAGGACATTCTTAAAACAATCTTTCAGGCAGTGCAGGAGTTCCATGCATTTGAGTTTGGCCACCAAGATCTACACCCAAGCAATATTTTGATAGGTTTGTATTCTCTTGTGTTTTGCAGCCAGTC is a window from the Heteronotia binoei isolate CCM8104 ecotype False Entrance Well chromosome 2, APGP_CSIRO_Hbin_v1, whole genome shotgun sequence genome containing:
- the RNASEL gene encoding 2-5A-dependent ribonuclease; translation: MAADKAVQLSNAVQDGSIERVQQLLEEGVDINCKMAYGWTPLHSAVQGDKVELVHFLLDQGADPCAKKDNGATPFIVAGITGNVMLLELFLSKGSKINEHDDNGFTAFMEAAWYGKEEALRFLHDRGADVNLRRIVDEEKRALNKGGATALMDAARRSHFGIVKALVDEMGADVNTCDNRDRNAFVHALSVTKDEPWSAAKGEVAFFLLEKGADTTKRGEGGKTTLILAVEQQSQELVKAILEKDEVDVDDADKNSQTALMVTVEKQNCDIARMLCEKGARTDIGNLIEIAKRTYNNDMARLLRQYGAKASLGQPDSNQVQWTSSSRRWGSALQALAAMYRPMIGKLKIFRYDKFRIQRNSHGGVYLGLYDGEEVAVKVFCVGAENGNKERTCVEKCRSSNHLLKYYGSEEWKTCLYLCFTLCEQNLEEYFETAENTDLKSKDILKTIFQAVQEFHAFEFGHQDLHPSNILIDATGKVFLADFDKSKKLVGSDSEKNNIITEDLKGLERLVLYIAMRGQTRFEDLPVQCPKDIVDNIEIEDLRASLGSPDEKTPSEQLVNLIRHPYFWNNQRKYRFLRDVGNETRNAKQNEDSRAILEALNRDKNNFKDWRKKIDKNILDCMVKLKDKKCCYKNCVADLLRLIRNIGEHLHEKNDRVKKILEKPEEYFLNCFPELTMHVYQTYRELGILDRINSLHLLEP